Proteins encoded together in one Mycobacterium simiae window:
- a CDS encoding alkyl/aryl-sulfatase — MAVDHKPPSAPIESAHRNNSLPWQDTTDFDNADRGFIAALSPCVIKAADGRVVWDNDAYAFLDGPAPASVHPSLWRQSILNAKQGLYEVVPGIYQVRGFDISNISFIEGDTGIIVIDPLVSTEVAAAALDLYRTHRGGHRPVVAVIYTHSHVDHFGGVLGVTSQADVDAGAVAVLAPEGFTAHAVQENVYAGPAMLRRATYMYGSLLARGPQDQVGCGLGQIPSSGEVAIIVPTIDIRTTGQTHTIDGVEIEFQMAPGTEAPAEMHFYFPRFRALCMAENATHNLHNLLTLRGALVRDPHAWAGYLTEAIDTFAARTDVVFASHHWPTWGRENIVEFLGLQRDLYAYLHDQTLRLLNQGYTGVEIAEMFQLPPALDRAWHTRGYYGSVSHNVKAVYQRYMGWFDGNPGRLWPHPPEALAPRYVAAMGGIERVVELARTAVESGDFRWAATLLDHAIFTDSEHAAARALYADTLEQLGYGAENATWRNFFLSGATELRAGNFGTAGQVTSQTMLSQLTPEQIFDGLAIRVNGPDSWDLDITTDVTFADLGVNYRLTLRNGVLVHRKVAADPATATVSIRLDDKSRLLATAMGDFDSPGLHISGDRAALQAFLGALERPNPNFNIVTP; from the coding sequence ATTGCCGTGGACCACAAACCGCCTAGCGCGCCCATCGAATCGGCACATCGGAACAATTCCCTGCCCTGGCAGGACACAACAGATTTCGACAACGCCGACCGCGGGTTCATCGCGGCCCTGTCGCCGTGCGTGATCAAAGCGGCGGACGGGCGTGTGGTGTGGGACAACGACGCCTATGCCTTTCTGGACGGGCCCGCGCCGGCGTCGGTGCATCCGAGTCTGTGGCGGCAATCGATCCTCAACGCCAAACAGGGCCTCTACGAGGTGGTGCCGGGCATCTATCAGGTCCGGGGCTTCGATATCTCCAACATCAGCTTCATCGAGGGCGACACCGGAATCATCGTCATCGATCCCTTGGTTTCCACCGAGGTCGCGGCCGCGGCGCTCGACCTGTACCGCACCCACCGCGGTGGGCATCGCCCGGTCGTCGCGGTGATCTACACCCATAGCCACGTCGACCATTTCGGTGGCGTGCTGGGCGTCACGTCGCAGGCCGACGTCGACGCCGGCGCGGTGGCCGTGCTGGCACCGGAGGGGTTCACCGCACATGCGGTGCAGGAGAACGTCTATGCGGGTCCGGCCATGCTCCGTCGCGCGACATACATGTACGGCAGTCTGCTGGCGCGCGGGCCGCAAGACCAGGTGGGTTGCGGCCTCGGCCAGATACCGTCGTCGGGTGAGGTCGCCATCATCGTGCCGACCATCGACATCCGCACGACGGGGCAGACGCACACTATCGACGGTGTCGAGATCGAGTTCCAGATGGCGCCTGGTACCGAGGCGCCGGCCGAAATGCATTTCTACTTCCCGCGTTTCCGCGCATTGTGCATGGCCGAGAACGCCACGCACAATCTGCACAACCTGCTGACGCTGCGCGGCGCCCTGGTCCGCGACCCGCACGCGTGGGCCGGCTATCTCACCGAGGCCATCGACACCTTCGCCGCGCGTACCGATGTGGTGTTCGCGTCGCATCACTGGCCGACGTGGGGCCGGGAAAACATCGTCGAGTTTTTGGGGCTGCAGCGCGACCTGTACGCCTATCTGCACGACCAAACGCTGCGCCTGCTCAACCAGGGCTACACCGGGGTGGAGATCGCCGAAATGTTCCAGCTGCCACCGGCTTTAGACCGCGCCTGGCACACTCGCGGCTATTACGGGTCGGTGAGCCACAACGTCAAGGCCGTCTACCAGCGTTACATGGGCTGGTTCGACGGGAACCCGGGTCGGCTATGGCCGCACCCGCCCGAGGCTCTCGCACCCCGGTACGTGGCGGCGATGGGCGGGATCGAACGTGTCGTAGAACTGGCTCGAACCGCCGTCGAATCCGGTGACTTCCGTTGGGCAGCAACGCTTCTTGACCACGCGATCTTTACCGACAGCGAGCATGCCGCAGCGCGGGCCCTGTATGCGGACACCTTGGAGCAACTCGGCTACGGCGCCGAGAACGCCACCTGGCGCAACTTCTTCCTCAGCGGGGCAACAGAATTGCGTGCCGGAAACTTCGGCACGGCCGGCCAGGTCACGTCACAGACCATGCTTTCCCAGCTGACGCCGGAGCAGATCTTCGATGGTCTCGCCATTCGGGTCAACGGACCGGACAGCTGGGACCTCGATATCACCACCGACGTCACGTTCGCGGACCTGGGTGTCAACTACCGGCTCACGCTTCGCAACGGCGTGCTTGTTCATCGCAAGGTCGCCGCCGACCCCGCGACCGCGACGGTGTCGATCCGGCTGGATGACAAGTCTCGCTTGTTGGCGACCGCCATGGGCGACTTCGACTCGCCCGGTCTGCACATCTCCGGCGACCGCGCCGCACTGCAGGCTTTCCTGGGTGCACTCGAACGGCCGAACCCGAATTTCAACATCGTCACGCCCTAG
- a CDS encoding NADPH:quinone oxidoreductase family protein, with protein MRAVVCRSYGPPENLELDDVPEPVPGPGQLLVRVHAAAVNFPDVLFIAGKYQVKIPPPFIPGNEIAGKVLAAGPGAPFSPGQRVAGTTFGAFAEQALLDATQATVVPDDADFAAAAAFGVTYRTAYHALRSTAAVAAGDWVVVLGAAGGVGLAAVDLAVAMGARVLAAASSPEKLELCRQRGAEALVDYDREDLKSRIRELTGDAARVVLDPVGGAYAEPALRGLARGGTFVTLGYAAGSIPAIPLNLILLKDICVRGMEIRTFMTDYPDEAVRDIEELTQMFAAGTVRPYIGARFPLSEAAAALRHVADRKVLGKVVIDVA; from the coding sequence ATGCGCGCTGTTGTCTGTCGCTCGTACGGTCCGCCGGAGAATCTAGAACTCGATGACGTGCCCGAGCCCGTGCCCGGACCCGGCCAGCTGCTGGTGCGGGTGCACGCCGCGGCGGTCAACTTTCCCGATGTGTTGTTCATCGCCGGCAAGTACCAGGTCAAAATTCCGCCGCCGTTCATCCCGGGTAATGAGATTGCCGGGAAGGTGCTCGCTGCCGGGCCGGGCGCACCGTTCAGCCCGGGCCAGCGGGTGGCCGGCACCACCTTTGGGGCGTTCGCCGAGCAGGCGCTGCTCGACGCGACGCAGGCGACGGTCGTGCCCGATGATGCGGACTTCGCCGCGGCCGCCGCGTTCGGGGTGACTTATCGCACCGCGTATCACGCGTTGCGCTCGACTGCGGCTGTCGCAGCCGGTGATTGGGTCGTGGTGCTCGGCGCCGCAGGCGGAGTTGGTCTGGCGGCGGTTGATCTGGCGGTGGCGATGGGGGCGCGGGTGCTGGCGGCGGCGTCGAGCCCGGAGAAGCTCGAGCTGTGCCGGCAGCGCGGCGCCGAAGCCCTGGTGGACTACGACCGCGAGGATCTCAAGTCGCGGATCCGTGAACTCACCGGCGACGCCGCACGCGTTGTCCTGGATCCGGTCGGGGGTGCCTATGCCGAGCCGGCGCTGCGCGGCCTGGCACGCGGCGGCACGTTTGTCACGCTGGGGTATGCCGCAGGCAGCATCCCGGCTATCCCGCTCAATCTCATTCTGCTCAAAGACATTTGCGTGCGAGGCATGGAAATCCGCACCTTCATGACCGATTACCCCGATGAGGCTGTCCGGGACATCGAGGAGCTGACGCAAATGTTCGCCGCCGGGACCGTGCGCCCCTATATCGGTGCGCGGTTCCCGCTGTCAGAGGCCGCCGCGGCATTGCGTCATGTCGCCGACCGCAAAGTCCTCGGCAAGGTCGTCATCGACGTCGCGTGA
- a CDS encoding TetR/AcrR family transcriptional regulator, whose protein sequence is MTNRVAAAVERALDDRQREATEEVERILAAAVRVMERVAPDAPRVSDIVAEAGSSNKAFYRYFAGKDELILAVMERGVAIVVSYLEHQMAKESAPRDKIERWIEGTLAQVAAPDLIRKSRAAAGQLSPAADWRTVDQEMMRPLRDLLVEPVAALGSSDVHRDVDAVFCCTAATMRRYLGSAARPGPEDITHLVRFCLNGLGVA, encoded by the coding sequence GTGACCAACAGAGTGGCTGCGGCCGTCGAGCGCGCCCTGGATGACCGCCAGCGGGAGGCGACCGAGGAGGTCGAACGCATCCTGGCCGCCGCGGTGCGCGTCATGGAGCGTGTCGCTCCCGATGCGCCCCGGGTGAGTGACATCGTGGCGGAAGCCGGGTCTTCGAACAAGGCGTTCTACCGGTACTTTGCCGGAAAGGACGAGCTGATCCTGGCCGTCATGGAGCGTGGCGTCGCGATCGTCGTGTCGTATCTCGAGCATCAGATGGCGAAGGAGTCGGCACCCAGGGACAAGATCGAGCGGTGGATCGAGGGCACGCTGGCCCAGGTTGCCGCGCCCGACCTGATCAGAAAGAGTCGAGCCGCGGCCGGACAGCTGTCGCCGGCCGCCGACTGGCGTACGGTCGACCAGGAAATGATGCGCCCGCTGCGTGATCTTCTCGTCGAACCAGTTGCGGCCCTGGGCAGTAGCGATGTGCACCGCGATGTCGATGCCGTGTTCTGCTGCACGGCAGCGACGATGCGCCGCTACCTGGGCTCCGCCGCGCGGCCCGGACCCGAGGACATCACGCATCTGGTGCGGTTCTGTCTCAACGGCCTGGGGGTCGCGTGA